The following are from one region of the Candidatus Bathyarchaeota archaeon genome:
- a CDS encoding DUF2075 domain-containing protein: protein MSKKIATGISGLDELVGGGIPEGRVILVIGGPGTGKTILCSQFLYKGIHEKQENGVFVSLDESKNHFYSEMQKFGWDFRKVEEEKKFAFINATRMSRVAMLKEKLYKEETRSLRGKQLSIDKLIEDLQAQIQRTNAKRVVVDTLAALTYRFPDPIERRTAIVDLIESLADLGVTSLVTTELGYLGLERNAVEEEFLVHGVIMMQTLFSGGTTTRAIQVEKMREAKVNPSLVPYSIDQNGIEIFPNMPLFGEK from the coding sequence ATGTCAAAAAAGATTGCTACCGGGATTAGCGGCTTAGATGAACTGGTTGGCGGTGGCATTCCTGAAGGAAGGGTCATTTTGGTCATCGGGGGACCAGGCACTGGAAAGACCATCCTGTGCAGCCAATTCCTGTATAAGGGAATCCATGAAAAACAAGAGAATGGAGTTTTCGTCAGCCTAGACGAAAGCAAAAACCACTTCTACTCGGAAATGCAGAAATTCGGGTGGGATTTTCGCAAAGTAGAAGAGGAGAAGAAATTTGCTTTCATAAACGCAACGCGAATGTCACGAGTAGCCATGCTGAAAGAGAAACTCTACAAAGAAGAGACTCGCAGCTTACGAGGTAAACAACTGTCTATCGACAAACTAATTGAAGACCTGCAAGCGCAAATCCAGCGTACTAATGCGAAAAGGGTTGTAGTGGACACTTTGGCGGCGCTTACCTACAGATTTCCAGATCCTATAGAACGAAGGACCGCGATTGTGGATTTGATTGAATCGCTGGCGGATTTGGGAGTTACCAGTCTTGTGACAACTGAACTCGGGTATTTGGGTCTTGAACGTAATGCCGTGGAAGAAGAATTTCTGGTTCACGGGGTTATCATGATGCAGACTCTGTTTTCAGGTGGAACTACTACGAGAGCGATACAAGTCGAAAAAATGAGAGAAGCTAAGGTCAATCCAAGCCTTGTGCCATATTCAATAGATCAAAATGGCATTGAAATCTTTCCTAACATGCCGCTATTTGGGGAAAAGTAG
- a CDS encoding FtsX-like permease family protein gives MCIRNLLRRRLRTSLCILGITLAVMFIVTIGATTSRYTSIIKEMNVFFSGDIVVVAKGSIVVQAFPISGGNLPEDIVDEVKRIEGVRTAVPMLVFFGYELEDAIQLVPTNISIGIPSERWEILVGSTPLKPDGRWPSANSSTKEVTIGPSLVDQYNLALGSTIRIKNYNLTIVGILDTPSTTLARAIIMPLRLAQHVYFPTNSSWINMIVVEPEEESMGKEVASNIEANITGVKALTADERNETIAPLLSDIETWNLGMRGMLFFLSMILVTTVAIMNISERRRDFATLGALGAPRKSIFRMVITETTLIGLFGGLLGILVGTIATLFLASIYTRIPLTLFFQGLFGVVSPIFMVEILASTLIVSCVAGIIPAISAMSANISEVLRSEY, from the coding sequence ATGTGCATACGAAACCTTCTTCGCAGACGACTCAGAACTTCACTTTGCATCCTCGGCATCACCTTAGCCGTCATGTTCATAGTAACCATTGGCGCGACAACTTCAAGATACACATCCATCATCAAAGAAATGAACGTATTCTTCAGCGGAGACATTGTGGTCGTCGCCAAAGGCTCCATAGTAGTCCAAGCGTTTCCGATAAGCGGAGGAAACCTTCCAGAAGACATAGTTGACGAAGTGAAGCGAATAGAAGGAGTGAGAACAGCGGTTCCGATGCTAGTCTTCTTCGGCTACGAACTTGAAGATGCTATTCAACTTGTACCAACAAACATCAGCATTGGAATACCTTCTGAAAGATGGGAAATTCTGGTTGGATCTACGCCTCTGAAACCTGACGGAAGATGGCCATCCGCAAATTCAAGCACGAAAGAAGTCACAATCGGTCCATCTCTTGTTGACCAATACAACCTCGCCCTCGGCTCAACAATAAGAATCAAAAATTACAACCTAACAATTGTAGGAATTCTCGACACCCCTTCAACGACCCTGGCTCGCGCGATCATCATGCCTCTCAGACTAGCTCAACACGTATATTTTCCCACAAATTCCTCATGGATTAACATGATAGTTGTCGAACCGGAAGAAGAAAGCATGGGAAAGGAAGTTGCTTCGAACATCGAAGCGAACATTACAGGTGTTAAGGCTTTAACAGCTGATGAGAGAAACGAGACCATTGCGCCTCTTCTCTCCGATATCGAGACGTGGAATCTGGGAATGAGAGGTATGCTCTTCTTTTTGAGCATGATCCTTGTGACAACGGTTGCCATAATGAACATTTCAGAGAGGAGAAGAGATTTTGCCACATTGGGCGCTCTAGGTGCTCCCAGAAAATCCATCTTCCGCATGGTCATTACTGAAACCACTTTAATAGGCTTGTTTGGCGGGCTTCTCGGAATACTGGTAGGCACGATTGCAACGCTTTTTCTGGCAAGCATTTACACCCGCATTCCACTTACATTGTTCTTCCAAGGCTTATTCGGCGTAGTTTCTCCCATTTTCATGGTTGAAATTCTGGCATCCACTCTTATTGTAAGCTGTGTTGCTGGCATCATTCCAGCCATAAGTGCTATGAGCGCGAACATTTCGGAAGTTCTGAGGTCAGAATATTGA
- a CDS encoding FAA hydrolase family protein produces the protein MKLARYLHSNMESYGVLVDHGITCLLALPKALKCPPPLTFDELIALGNKGIKVVERLMRISSQNEKRNATISVDDVTLLAPVLMPPKIVCLGLNYRDHAKEQGKDIPDEPILFMKPRTAIIGPDQPIIRPKMVKQLDYEVELAIVIGQKGKNIPVSEAKKHIFGYTVFNDISARDIQFKDKQWTRGKSFDTFAPMGPCITTANQIEDPNNLSVRTRVNDELRQNSSTKNMVFNVYEIVHRLSQVMTLEPGDIIATGTPAGVGVFMKPKPKFLSPGDLVEIEIEKIGTLRNIVSKEN, from the coding sequence ATGAAGTTAGCTCGCTATCTGCATTCTAATATGGAATCCTATGGTGTTCTAGTTGACCATGGAATCACATGTCTCTTGGCACTGCCAAAGGCGCTGAAATGTCCTCCTCCACTCACCTTCGACGAACTCATAGCCCTTGGCAACAAGGGCATAAAAGTTGTGGAACGGTTGATGAGAATTTCATCACAGAACGAGAAGAGGAATGCAACCATCAGTGTTGACGATGTAACACTCTTAGCACCCGTGCTCATGCCTCCAAAAATTGTTTGCTTAGGCCTAAACTATAGAGATCATGCGAAAGAGCAAGGAAAGGATATACCAGATGAACCAATTTTGTTTATGAAGCCCCGTACAGCCATAATCGGCCCTGACCAACCAATAATTCGACCGAAAATGGTAAAACAATTGGATTATGAAGTGGAACTAGCAATAGTCATAGGCCAGAAAGGAAAAAACATTCCTGTCTCAGAGGCCAAAAAACACATCTTTGGATATACAGTCTTCAACGACATAAGCGCTCGTGACATCCAGTTCAAAGACAAACAGTGGACTAGGGGCAAGAGTTTTGACACTTTCGCGCCTATGGGGCCTTGTATCACAACCGCTAATCAAATTGAAGACCCTAACAACTTAAGTGTCCGCACAAGGGTAAATGATGAGCTCAGACAAAACTCTTCTACCAAAAACATGGTTTTCAACGTCTATGAGATAGTTCACCGTCTTAGTCAGGTTATGACTTTAGAACCCGGAGACATAATCGCAACTGGAACCCCCGCTGGAGTAGGAGTCTTCATGAAACCGAAACCCAAGTTCTTATCTCCTGGCGACTTGGTAGAAATAGAAATCGAGAAAATCGGGACATTAAGAAACATTGTGTCAAAAGAAAACTGA
- a CDS encoding TIGR00296 family protein, translating into MEEGKLLVRLARKAVEECLKTGKIMPTPTDISPKLEEQCGVFVTLNSVRHGKKELRGCIGFPYPTLPLARAVVESAINSATQDPRFHPVSVDELSYIAFEVSVLTPPQLVKVKTPMDYPSKIKVGQDGLIVEDGYSKGLLLPQVPVEWNWNEEEFLCQCCIKAGLSPDCWLLKGTKIYKFSCVIAQEVSPNGEVVVKDMGVS; encoded by the coding sequence ATGGAAGAAGGGAAACTCCTTGTAAGGCTCGCACGGAAAGCCGTGGAGGAATGCCTCAAAACCGGAAAGATTATGCCAACGCCTACGGATATCTCCCCGAAGCTTGAAGAGCAATGCGGAGTTTTTGTCACGCTGAACAGTGTTAGACACGGAAAAAAAGAACTTAGAGGCTGCATTGGTTTCCCTTATCCAACTTTACCATTGGCACGCGCAGTAGTTGAGTCAGCCATCAACTCTGCAACACAGGATCCTCGTTTTCACCCTGTCTCTGTCGACGAACTCAGCTACATAGCGTTTGAGGTAAGCGTGCTTACTCCGCCCCAACTGGTTAAAGTGAAGACGCCTATGGATTATCCCTCAAAAATTAAGGTTGGGCAAGACGGGCTGATCGTTGAGGACGGCTACTCTAAGGGTCTCCTGCTCCCTCAAGTGCCTGTCGAGTGGAACTGGAACGAAGAAGAGTTTCTCTGCCAGTGCTGCATAAAGGCAGGCTTGTCACCAGATTGCTGGCTGCTTAAAGGAACAAAAATCTACAAGTTCAGCTGCGTTATTGCACAAGAAGTCTCTCCCAACGGAGAAGTCGTTGTCAAGGATATGGGCGTATCTTAA
- a CDS encoding ABC transporter ATP-binding protein: MLIVRTLELTRIYRLGSSRITAINKVNLEVDKANLVAIIGPSGSGKTTLLHLIGLNDHPTFGKVFINEKDTSLLAEKERRKIRLQNIGFVFQTFNLLPTLTALENVELPMALANISQETQRRRAVQLLETVGLASRLQHRPKELSTGEMQRVAIARALANSPSLILADEPTGELDSETGFEIIKLLSDLCRKQKAAVIVVTHDEKMVEFADVTYRIRDGSITQG; encoded by the coding sequence ATATTGATTGTAAGGACACTAGAGTTAACGCGCATATATCGCCTTGGTTCCTCCCGTATAACGGCGATAAACAAAGTCAATCTTGAGGTGGATAAAGCGAACCTTGTGGCGATTATCGGACCGTCTGGCTCCGGAAAAACCACACTCCTGCATCTCATAGGACTAAATGACCATCCAACATTTGGAAAGGTCTTTATCAACGAAAAAGATACCTCGCTTCTGGCTGAAAAGGAACGAAGAAAGATAAGGCTTCAAAACATTGGATTCGTTTTCCAGACCTTCAATCTGTTGCCTACACTTACGGCTCTTGAAAACGTTGAGTTGCCAATGGCGCTAGCTAATATCTCTCAGGAGACGCAAAGGCGAAGAGCTGTTCAACTCCTTGAAACCGTTGGACTGGCAAGTAGGCTTCAACACAGACCAAAGGAACTCAGCACTGGAGAAATGCAGCGGGTGGCAATTGCGAGGGCTCTTGCGAACAGTCCGTCTTTGATACTTGCAGATGAACCCACGGGTGAACTTGACTCTGAAACAGGGTTTGAGATCATAAAACTGCTTTCCGACCTGTGCAGAAAACAGAAAGCAGCTGTAATAGTTGTCACACATGACGAAAAAATGGTCGAATTTGCAGATGTAACGTATAGAATCCGTGATGGTTCAATTACCCAAGGGTAA
- a CDS encoding DUF401 family protein — protein MSPLLVWTGFFLALFILLIVSRKNFALGMFLGAFILAIFTIPFNEMASPFVSAFIDPSTILLAVAVGLIPIIGGILKDTGQMDDLVKNLRIGKKAFLAVSPALLGMLPMPGGALLSAPMVEKAGKAVSKEKKCGLNVWFRHIMFLIYPLSPALIISVKIAQLDLYQVLLYLAPFFLFSIFLGYFFFLHKITGEIDYEQKLSLKKLFLPLTVILIAPIFDFLIKTLFAPSIPEVATLIAITSSLILAVVVGRLGARRFGKITWESKPWDFAFIIVGMTVFLNVFTASGIPTLIQNLQIPPVLLCVVIGFLLGFATGRIQTPALIIVPIFLTKGWILSAPVFAIMYFSIFLGYVLSPIHPCVSLSLQFFHVEIKDFLKVISPPTLIGFVVSFVLLFVIM, from the coding sequence ATGTCTCCACTTTTGGTTTGGACCGGGTTCTTCCTTGCACTCTTCATTTTACTAATCGTCTCCAGAAAAAATTTCGCCTTAGGCATGTTTTTAGGAGCGTTTATTCTGGCAATTTTCACCATACCGTTCAATGAAATGGCCTCGCCATTTGTTTCAGCTTTCATCGACCCATCCACAATATTATTGGCCGTAGCTGTGGGGTTGATCCCAATTATAGGGGGTATATTAAAGGATACTGGGCAAATGGACGATTTGGTTAAGAACCTGAGAATAGGGAAAAAGGCTTTTCTCGCAGTTTCTCCTGCATTGCTGGGAATGCTTCCTATGCCAGGCGGTGCTCTCCTTTCGGCGCCTATGGTAGAAAAAGCGGGTAAGGCGGTATCAAAGGAGAAAAAATGCGGCCTGAACGTATGGTTCCGTCACATTATGTTTCTCATTTATCCTTTGTCTCCAGCCTTAATTATCTCTGTCAAAATCGCTCAACTTGATCTTTACCAAGTTCTCTTATATTTGGCCCCCTTCTTTCTTTTCTCCATCTTTCTGGGATATTTCTTCTTTCTTCACAAGATCACAGGGGAAATTGACTATGAACAGAAACTCTCCTTGAAAAAGCTCTTTCTACCACTAACAGTGATCTTAATCGCACCAATCTTTGACTTCTTAATCAAAACTCTTTTTGCGCCTTCTATCCCTGAAGTAGCTACGCTGATTGCCATAACGAGTAGCTTGATTCTTGCCGTGGTCGTTGGAAGATTAGGAGCTAGAAGGTTCGGCAAAATCACTTGGGAGTCAAAACCTTGGGATTTCGCTTTCATAATCGTGGGGATGACCGTTTTCCTCAATGTGTTCACTGCCTCGGGCATTCCAACGTTGATACAAAACCTTCAGATCCCTCCGGTGCTTCTCTGCGTTGTCATAGGATTTTTACTTGGTTTTGCCACCGGAAGAATCCAAACACCCGCTCTAATTATCGTTCCCATATTTTTGACGAAGGGATGGATCTTGTCTGCTCCTGTCTTCGCCATAATGTATTTCAGCATTTTTCTTGGTTACGTTCTCTCCCCGATACACCCATGTGTGTCTTTGTCTCTGCAGTTCTTCCATGTGGAAATCAAGGATTTTCTGAAAGTCATTTCTCCGCCAACGTTGATTGGTTTTGTGGTTAGCTTCGTTCTACTTTTCGTTATTATGTGA
- the psmB gene encoding archaeal proteasome endopeptidase complex subunit beta, with amino-acid sequence MEETNLDERSQPRYLYVPGATTIGVVCSDGVILASEKRVSYGYMVVSRVGKKVFKITDKIGAACAGLVSDMQVLVREVEAYANLFSLDAGRPMPVKSAAKLMSNLLFNRRLAPLITQTLIGGIDEDGAALYSLDILGSLIPDKYAVVGSGAAIAVGVLEEGYKENMPVEEAKALVVRAIKSAVSRDIMSGDGADFFTITKEGIREESSKF; translated from the coding sequence ATGGAGGAAACAAACTTGGATGAACGATCGCAACCACGATATCTCTATGTCCCGGGCGCCACTACTATAGGTGTCGTCTGCTCGGACGGGGTGATACTAGCCTCCGAAAAGAGGGTTTCATACGGCTACATGGTAGTTAGCCGAGTTGGAAAGAAGGTTTTCAAGATAACCGACAAAATTGGTGCAGCATGTGCAGGATTGGTTTCTGACATGCAAGTCTTGGTTCGTGAAGTGGAGGCTTACGCGAACCTTTTCAGTCTCGACGCGGGAAGACCGATGCCTGTCAAGTCTGCTGCCAAGTTGATGTCTAACTTGCTCTTCAATCGACGGTTGGCACCACTGATTACCCAAACACTCATAGGTGGAATCGACGAAGATGGAGCCGCCCTTTACTCACTAGACATATTAGGATCGCTCATCCCCGACAAATATGCCGTGGTGGGCTCTGGAGCAGCAATTGCTGTTGGGGTCTTAGAGGAAGGATACAAAGAGAATATGCCAGTCGAGGAAGCGAAAGCGCTTGTGGTTAGAGCCATAAAATCAGCGGTAAGCCGAGATATCATGAGCGGCGACGGTGCGGATTTTTTCACCATCACCAAAGAAGGAATCCGAGAAGAGTCCTCAAAGTTTTAG
- a CDS encoding DMT family transporter, with protein sequence MKCADGNMVSKEGLADITLLGVSIIWGGTFPLIKVALQDSSPYAFLSLRFLIATLILAAVFRKEVASTSRDALKAGFLIGLFVFIGYITQTVGLKYTTASKSGFITGLYVVFTPILAYPILKATLQRRLILAVFLASTGLFLLSGIDPRGLSMNYGDFLTLVCAVAYAFSVVLISKYAKKHSPSVLATTQAFTTWIFCTLSWVIIEPFSLPTSTIAWGAVFFTAVFATSLAFLGQNYAQKYTTAAKAAIIFTAEPVFALIFSSATLGETLSQEGALGAALIVVGMLLSGFGWKRKKLAT encoded by the coding sequence ATGAAGTGTGCGGATGGAAACATGGTATCCAAGGAAGGCCTAGCAGACATCACCCTACTAGGAGTCTCGATTATTTGGGGAGGAACATTTCCTCTCATAAAAGTTGCCCTCCAAGACAGCTCCCCCTACGCCTTCCTCTCTCTTCGGTTCCTCATAGCAACTCTCATCCTAGCCGCTGTCTTCAGGAAGGAGGTGGCATCAACCAGCAGAGACGCCTTAAAGGCTGGCTTTCTAATCGGATTATTCGTTTTCATCGGTTATATTACCCAAACCGTTGGCCTAAAATACACGACAGCATCAAAATCAGGATTCATCACAGGGCTCTATGTGGTCTTCACACCCATTCTTGCATATCCAATCTTAAAGGCCACTCTTCAAAGAAGACTGATTCTAGCAGTATTCCTGGCCTCAACGGGGCTCTTTCTCCTATCTGGAATTGATCCAAGAGGTCTAAGCATGAACTATGGAGATTTCCTGACATTGGTGTGTGCCGTCGCGTACGCCTTCAGCGTAGTTCTGATAAGCAAGTATGCCAAAAAGCATAGCCCATCAGTTCTAGCTACCACACAAGCCTTTACGACTTGGATTTTCTGCACGCTCTCATGGGTCATCATTGAACCCTTTTCTCTTCCCACGTCAACAATAGCTTGGGGTGCCGTATTCTTCACGGCGGTTTTTGCAACATCGCTGGCTTTCTTGGGTCAAAACTACGCTCAAAAGTACACCACAGCCGCTAAGGCTGCCATAATCTTCACGGCTGAGCCAGTTTTTGCCTTGATTTTCTCCTCTGCTACCCTAGGTGAAACCCTCAGTCAAGAAGGAGCTCTTGGGGCGGCTTTGATAGTTGTGGGGATGTTACTCTCGGGATTCGGATGGAAAAGAAAGAAGCTAGCTACATAG